The stretch of DNA tatctgactatgtctctgctctgctctgctctgtttggattggtaccaacttctctatctctgagtgcacccattttggaaacaaaatagtTTCTATGTGatatttcctgtgtgcacactcggggctccgagagtaataagggaaagattttaCTTTTGTTTCTTCCTGGTTTGGCCTCCGAGGTTAGCATAATCCTACCACGGGATGAAACATGATCTCTGCTttgtgagatgctctgttttgatgtgatgatgatgctcaggttatgttatgccaaagtactatgagttttacttgtcttaaaaccatagctctattacttttgaaaacatgtttgttctgcatgataactctagaaaatattttgttctgcgtACTGTACTTTGTAagtgctcatgtttgcacgctaacATATGTcttttgcttactgagttgttgatcactcaccccttatctccacaacatCTTTTAGATATTTTGGACATTTCAACGGAggttcaagaataggaagcatggGTATGGTTTTGTGAGCATAGTATATTAGATACAAAGAGGGCACttgttattggagaatttttattgaatagttTCGTTTTGCTCTGTTGACTTAGTACTTTGGGAAGTTGGCAATTATTTTAAGACTTTGTTGTAttcttagttatttattttgaagtAAATGGTTTAAAGCAATAAGGTCTATgagtaattgaggaatttgagtttatatttgtacaatgagatatgattttaagtgtaaaGAGGTAACTCTTCGACCTATCTAGGACCGAGGTGTTAcaccacatcatatcaaaataaagtcTTGGAcagattcatatcattttcataaaatcaaaacaaattcaaagCATCCTCACATAATATGTACAAAATTCcagatttcatatttgctccACTACTCATGTCTATACTAGTCATGTCAGAAAATACTTCTCTTTTATAccgatttcatgagtaatgcagaacacataactgatgttattttcacatttctttttgaaagattacatgcatatttttattatcaaatcaacctcaattcattttttttatgcaaagtctagcatatgaaTCCCGCTTGAACCTTTTAACTTCTCTGAATTTTTTCACAACAAGGCAGAAGGATAATCAATCATCACTTATAAAATAGACACGGAACTTATTCAATCCCCTAAATAACCAAGTATTTTGACCTTTAAGTCCGAAATATTAAAGTAacatattttctgaaaattctaaaattttcataactATAACTATCATCACTTATCCAAATTAATCGATATCCACTTAATTCTCCAACTATTATACTCTAAACTATTTCAGTAAAATAAGGTTTATGGCTAGCATAAGTACTCAATTACAACTAAGCCCATGAAAAATACATCTCCAGCTGAATGctctcttaacataattataacaaaatctattaaaataaaaagtaaaatttcgTTTAATAAAAATGGACTTAATCAATTTTaatgcattaaaaataaaattatacacttaaaatttaattctaaaatttatttgtaaaaaaattgatactaaataatataattgaaatccttatttattttctttgatggttctcttttttaaggaaaattgtcatcattcattcatcagaAAAACTTACATCCATGACTGGATACATTTTGGGATGTCCACATATGAAACATGAcattataaaccaaaataatgcaTTCGGAGCTCCACCAGTACACTATCTACCTTGTtgatactctctacagacaaacgtccAAGAAACAATATTCTACCTACATAGAGACTCAACCTTTATAGATAAACTTCCGAgagatgaacttttttttaaagtaacaaTACAGAAACGAAAAAAGGAAAGCAATAAGATAGATGCAAAAAAGAACGGACTACAATCTGGACCAACACACTTATCTCTTTTTAGTCACAAAGGTCATATCTAAAAGGTTTGGTGGTGGCGAGTTTCATAATCTAGTGTGGGTGTCGAGAAGAGCTGCCAGAAGAGGTGGCACGTGATGACCACGCATggtgatttttgcaaaaccACCACTTTCTTCTAAACAATTTTTTACCTATGAATCTGCTTGTACCATGCGCGTCTCTCGGGAGTTGTAGGAAAATTGTAGATCTATCTTTTTTAACAttgaagaaagtaaaataaaattatgcaaAAGAAACCTTGATAGACAAGGTAGGTGAATGGAGGAAGGAGGGAAAGagagggaggaggaagaggaagccGAGGCCTTCTTCCCCACTGGCGAAAATCAAACCTAGAATCCTTAAtattttaagagagagagagagagagagagagagagggaggtgcttaaggttttttctttaattttcctaGTTGAAAAACGATAAACTAATATCTCTTTTACATGTTTTTTGTAGGAGGTTGATTTTTAGAGCTTGTATTAATTAATGCACTTTTTTATAGGTTCTTATATCTAAAACAAAGACCTCACAAACtaagtttaatatataaacaaatccTAAAATCCTCTGGGTGTTGAAGTGCCGGCCCTAGGGAGAACGCCAGCAGTCACTGCTGTGCGGCTGCAACACCCTAGCGATGCCCTTATCCCCTATTAGTTTTCAAATCATCACTAGCCAATGGCGACTGTTACCACATAAATGACTAAAGTACTCTTAATTATTGAAAGTCTACATAATGAAGGCAACCACAATCGAAGGTAGGTGAAATATGATGACGACAccatcaattttattttaaaaaaatgaaaatttaattacgTGTAGgtgaataattttacttatgaTGAAAAAACTAATTGACAACTTCTTATTGGAGGGTATAAAAGTCCATTCGCTCCACATCatgattcaaaataaaaatttttgataaattttcatCATGTTCTCTTATTCTTTTATCAAGGTTTTTAAAAGAACCTCTATACAGTGACAATCTTTGAtgtcatttttcacaacaattcCTCTTTGGGTTGGTGACACCTATAAGTAGTTGTTATCGGAGACAAATAGAGAGTTGTCATGTAGGTGTTCCTCAGTAAACATGTAACACGCATAGCAGAGGATCACTCTGCTCTCTCTTCTTCCCGCTCAAGCTCCAgttggaggatttttgggaggagattTGCAATCTTCTAAGGGACTTGAATGTGCGGTTTCAACATGTCCTTAGGGAGGGCAATTTTGTAGCAGGCTGGCTTGCGCGATTGGGTAGTAGAGGTTGCACTTATGAGTTTTCGAATGAAAATATTCCTCATTTGCTTAAAGGTATCTTACTAATTGATTGAAATGGTTTGCCGAATTTGAGAATTTGCTCTAGACGTTGCTACACAGTTTTGTTGCTAGTTACTCgggtttgcttttttttttggcttggttttattttttcaattttgacgTAATAAGCTTGGAAATAaggttatttttattagaatattttgtaATCATGGTATTCATCTGCCACAAGTGAggctttttttaaataaagtctaGACGTTGCAtagtttcataaaataaaataaaaaaatgcacctCGAACATATACCTAAACGTTCAAACTATAGAAAtgtcatgttcgaacgttaggaGTCAAACATCTAACAAaatgttacattcgaacgtttgaATGCATAtacgttcaaacataaattaACATACACTCGGAGTACAACTAACACTATTCTGGAATTTGGAACGTTGTTCTAGCGTTCAAACCCAAAAATGGTtaagtcgactcagccattttCGATTTGCTCAAGTAGGGAGTTAATCTTATAATGACCATTGTATAAATGAAGGATACATTGAGTGCAGACTATCTATGGTGGCCATTGGCCACCTATGATGGCCAAAAAATCAAGTTACAAATTTGGCCACAAATAGATTTCGGTGCACACATAAACctcctaaaaagttaaaaaaacacaataagagggagagagaagtttactaacattttttgtgacggttgtggTGGCAATTGACGGTGGTGGCGTTGGACGGAATTGATGGCTGAGTGCGACGTTTTGAATTTTGGATGTGGGTGGAAATATTGTTCGATGTTCGGATACATTACTTATATACATGTAACGTTTAAATGTTATAACtcatacgtttgaacgttacgTTATTTTTTGTACAGTCCGAATGTTGAatttaaacattcaaacgtaaaaataatgattttttttttttgcaaaatgcAATTATTATTTGCATCCATTTTCAGCAACTAGACTTTTTGAATTAGGGACAATTAATGTCTATTAATTGAATGATCTTAATTGACGTTCTAGTAgaacatgacatgcatgatgTCTTCATCCGAAACTTCCAATTAATTCAAACGTACCCAAGCCATGCCAAGTCCTATATCCgattctattatttatagatatatatatatatatatatgattattaatttaattaatatcatgaccaatattcatttttgtgtaaattagcatatttctatttcttgtaaaatatatatccaTCTGGTCTTCCATATGGAACtcatgaaaagataaaataagagtCTCGTTCAAAAGTTTCATCCTGGACGTTGATCATCAGACGGTCTTTAGCTCTCAATGaccatgtgtgtatatatatatatatatatatatatatatatatatatcgggaTTGACCTAAACATATTCTAGATTAGGCTAGAAATGTAAAATAACTTCAGGCTGCGTTTTAACTAGAAACCCGGATCCATTAAAGACGTACGCGCTTGGCCTTCCTAGAGATGAAAATTAAGGCAGGCAAAGATGCAACGTCATTCAAATGTGTGGCTGCGGAGACAGCAGTTTGGTAGTCAAATTCTTGACTAAAAGATGAATATTTCTGGCCTGGAAAGTGGCAATAGTCCCGGCGACTTGCCGGGGAGATTGTTGCATTAAGAAGACGATTACGTAACTGCGCGCACTCACGCACGCACCTGCATGCTATATATGTATCACTGAAGCTAGAACATTCAACCAGCTACtcccatgcatatatgcatgcatgctgacCATATATGCATGCTGACAAATGAATTCGGTTCTCCGTTTGTCACTAAAGCAGCCACGTACGGTTCTTCCATTTTCAGAGCCTGATGTTAGAAACTGTTAAGAACAGAAGGTGCAGATGAGAGGAAACTGATTTGTGATGTTAGAAACTGTTAAGAACAGAAGGTGCAGATGAGAGGAAACTGATTTGAGAAGAGACTGATTCTCATTGATTCACTTTGCATCATACAgaggtcatatatatatatatatatatatatatatatatatattacaaaaagcATAAAAAGCTATTGTAAAACTAACTTTTAATTATCTACATAATTACAAGTATCAATTCAGAACTTTTATGGACAGTATGGTAGAGGCAACTTTATGCATCGTGTCCCTCAGAATTCTTTGTGTGCAGCCATGTATTTCCTTAGCTGAGGTTCATCTTTTCAGTGCACCATCTCTTGTCTCCTTTCACCTATgttgtttcctttttcattcCATGTATTGCAGctgttatctttttctttccagcATGCTTTATCAGCTCTTTTTATCTTGAGTGTTGCAGTGTATTTCAGGTATGTTATGGTTGTTGTCCTTGTGTAGAATTAGAttgcatttcattttgttaGATTGTATTTCACAagactccccctcaagatgggcatAGATATTAACAATTCTCATCTTGGACAATAAGAACTGAAATGTAGAAGTTGGTAAGGCCTTAGTGAAAATATCTGCCAACTGAAATTTTGAGGACACATGCATTGGTGTAACAATACCAGCCAAGACCTTTTCTCTAACAAAATAGAAATCTAGTTCTATATGCTTGGtcctttcatgaaaaattggatTCTTTGTAATGTGGATGGCTGCCTGATTATCACATAAGAGGGAAGCAGATTGTGCATGATCATCATTAAATTCTTTTAGCAAACCGAGAAGCCAAATGATCTCACAACTTGTAGATGCTAGTGCCCTATATTCTACCTCAGCTGAAGATCTAGAAATTGTTGCTTGCTTCTTAGATTTCCAGCTTATTAGTGAGTCTCCAATGAATATACAGAACCCTGTGACAGATCTTGTTGTCTCTGGGAGGTAGCCCAATCAGAATCACTATAGGCCCTTAGATGTAAAACTGATTTGGATGACAAGAAAATGCCTTGACCTATGGATCCTTTGAGGTACTAGAGAATCCTATAGGCTAAGTGCAAATTAGATTGTTAGGGCCTGTCCATGAACTGACTTAGAACACTTATAGCATAGGTGATGTCAAGTCTGGTGATGGTTAAGTAAATTAACCTTCCAATGAGTCTTCTATAAGCTGTAGGGTCTTGGAGGATTTCTTCTGCGGTGTGGCTTAATTTATGGTTCAGTTCAATAGGTGTGGAAACTGTCTTTGTGCCAAGTAGACCTGAATCTTCTAATATCTCGAGGGTATACTTCCTTTGACAAAGGTTAATTCCAAGTGAGGACCTAGCAACTTCCAATCCTAGGAAATACTTGAGGGATCCAAGGTCCTTAATTTTGAACTTGCTGTGAAGGTAAGATTTGAGTGAATCAACTTCTTTTTTAGAGTTACTTCCAACTATgatgtcatccacatagactAAGAGTGCTATAAATCCATTAGGACTGACTTTACTGAACAAAGAGTAATCAGATTTTGATTGATGAAAACTAATGGCAGTGAGtgaatttgaaaactttgagaACCATTGCCTGGATGTTTGCTTAAGTCCATAGagagatttatttaatttgcataCCAAGTTCTCCCCCTCAATCTGCTTACCCCTGATGTGATAGCCTAGAGGTAATTGCATATAGATGTCCTCATCGAGATCAccatgtagaaaagcattgTGAACATCCATTTGAGTGAGGGACCCGTTTTTAATGGCTGCTATGGCAAGGAAAACTCGAACTATGGTGAGCTTTGCAACTGGACTGAAGGTCTCTTGGAAGTCAAAGCCTTCTTTTTTAGTGTAGCCCTTGGCCTCAAGTCTGGCTTTGTGCCTTTCAAGAGATCCATCTAATTTCAGCTTGGTTTTATAAACATATCTACAGCCAATTGTAGTCTTGTTGGGGGTAAGGTGGTGATAGTCCATGTATTGTTTTCATCGAGAGCATGGAGTTCAGCTTGCATGGCATCTTGCCAATGCTTAATCCTGACAGCTTCATTATAGGACTGAGGTTCATGGAGTAATGAAAGTGAAACAGAGAATGActggtgagagggagagagatttttgTAAGTTATGTAATCATGAAAGGGATGGATTGTGGAGGATGGAAGGAAGGGTTGAGATGCTGCAAGCTGGCAATGATATTGATGAAGATAAGTAGGTTGGTTCCTATTTCTGGTGGACCTTCGAAGAGGGAAAGGGTCAGGATGAAAGGGTGGTGCAGGTAAATGAAGTGTGGGAGCAGTAGGTGCGGGAAGGGTGGATGGGTCAACTAGTGAAGAAGGTTCTTCATGAGCTGGTGAAGAAGGTTCTTCACTAATGTGTGATTGAGTGAGAGTTGGAGAAGTTTGGGGAAAGGAGAAGATGTCATCTGGTGGTGTAGGAGGAAGGACTAGGTTATTTGGGAAGGAGGATGGGTTATTGTTTGAAGGAGAACCAGATTTGAAAGGGAAGatggattcataaaaaatcacatttcgaGAGATGAAGGTAGAGTGAGATTCAATGTCATACAGCTTATAATCTTTGATATTAGCAGGATATCCTAAGAAAATGCAAGGTTTAGCTCTATGTTCAAATTTGGTTCTGTTGTGTTTGAGAGTACTAGCATAAGATAGACAGCCAAAGACCCCAAGGTGATAATATGAAGGTGGTGATGAGAAAAACATCTCATATAGGGATTTATTGGAGAGGAGAGGTGTGGGAATTCTGTTAATGATATAAGCTGCTGTCAAGATAGCATCTCCCCAAAATTGGATTGGCAATGATGCTTGAAAGAGAAGGGCTCGGGCAACATTCAAGAGATGTTGGTGTTTTCTCTCAACAACACCATTTTGCTGAGGGGTATACACACATGATGTTTGATGGATGATGCCATATTTTTTGTAGAAATCAGTCATAGCAAATTCAAGTCCATTGTCAGTTCTGATTTGcttaatgtttttgttgaattgGGTTTGTATGAGATGGAAGAAAGATTGTAGGAGGGATCTGGTGTCTGATTTCAGTCTCATTAGGAAAACCCAAGTAACTCTAAAATAATCATCCACaatggttaaaaaataatgaaatcctTGAAGGGAAGTATGGGAGTAtggaccccatatatcacaatggaTTAAATCAAAAGGGAATGAACTACAGGAAACACTTGAAGGGAATGAAAGATGTTTCTGTTTAGCCAAATAACAAACTGTacaatgagatttttctttggaCTTTACATTAGGTACATTAGAGTGAATTAAATTCATTCTATGAGAGGATAAATGTCCTAATCTGCAGTGCCATAAGTCAAAATCTTGATGTACAGCAGCTTGGTTGACTCGAGTTAGACtagatgggcttgaagatggAATATTGGTGTTGTTTGGAGGTGAAGACAACAGGTAATAAAGACCAACATGGACTTTAGCAAGTCCAATAGTCATCCATGAAGAGAGGACCTGAATGAAACAAAGattgtttaagaaaaatagacaaGTGTCTGGCCTTTGAGTAAGCTTACTGACTGAGATGAgattgaaaacaaatgagggaACACATAGGACATCAGTGAGAAGGAGAGAGTCTGAAAGTTTAACAGTGCCCATGTGTGTGACTTGAGCTTTTGTTCCATTTGGAAGTTGCACAAAAGCTTGTATGCAAcaggaagatttaaaaaatgaggTGGAGCACACCATGTTATCAGTGGCTCCTGTGTCCATGATCCATGGTGTGTTATGAAAGGCATCATGCTGATCTTGGGAGAAATCAGTGAGTTTATCATGACTTGTGACATTGAAAAGAGATGGGTTATAAGAGATGCTAGGACTGGAAGAATAGTGATGATTACCTGCTAGATTGGAGTGGGATGTTGTTGGAGGGGCAGGTTCTGAGATGATTGGTGAAGGATGCATAGGTGGTGACAGGAGTGGTTTATTGTGTCCTGAGGTCAGCTGAGGAAATTGAGCATTGACAAGATCCACGAGGTGTTATGCTTGTGCTTGAGAAAGGTTTAGCTGAGAGGGACTTGGTGAAGGAGATGCATGGCCTGTAGCGACAGTTTGATCACGAGCAACCTCGTTCGCAGAGTGAGTAGCAGGTTTTCCAAAACCATTTCCAAACTTAGATTTGGTAAATTTGAAAGTGGGTGGAAATCCTATTAGTTTGTAGCATTTCTCCTTTGTGTGTCCCATTTTTCCACAATGTCCACAAACCAAAtctattttctcctttttctttgagaaattttgataagCAAGCAAGGTAGATGGTTCTGAGGTAGGAACATCTATGTTTCTTGCTTGCCTTTGCCTCTCTTCTtgtaaaaaaagtgaaaaggttTTATCTAGAGAAGGCAAGGGGCTCAACAAGATAATTTGTCCTCTAACATTATCATAACTATCATTTAAAcccattaaaaatttgaaaacatagtCCCTTTGTTGAACTTCACCAACATTCTTTAATGCATCACATGTACATAAACCACAAGTGCAACAAGGAAGTAGTCTATAGCTATGCAACTCTTCCCAAATGGCATTAAGTTGGGTGAAGTAGTCACTTACAGAAAGATGCCCTTGAACTATGCCACTGAGTTTGTGTTGAAGGTGATATATCCTAGCCTCATCAGGCTGTGCAAAACGCTCTTTGAGTTTATCCCATACCTGTTTAGCTGAAGTCATGAAGAACACATTAGAGGCTATGTCCTTGGAAACTGAATTTAAAATCCAAGCAAGCAGGATATTGTTACATCGTAACCAAGATACATAAGAAGCATTTGCAAGGTCAGGAGTGGGGATGGTGCCATCCATGAATCTTgacttattcttgattgaaacgaaaagaagaaaagatctGCTCCAAGAAATGTAATTGGAGCCAGTCAAGGGTGGTGAAATAATGACAGTGTTTGCATTGTCACTATGATGCAAGAAAAAAAGGCTATTTTGATCTTCTgtaggagaagaaaaagaggaagatgaggagGCCATAGGTTGAATGAAAGATGATTAAAATCGAGGAGATATTGAAGGAAATTACTccttctctgataccatgttagaaaCTGTTAAGAACAGAAGGTGCAGATGAGAGGAAATTGATTTGAGAAGAAACTGATTCTCATTGATTCACTTTGCATCATACAgaggtcatatatatatatatattacaaaaagcATAAAAAGCTACTGTAAAACTAACTTTTAATTATCTACATAATTACAAGTATCAATTCAGAACTTTTATGGATAGCATGGTAGAGGCAGCTTTATGCATCATGTCCCTCATGCTTCTTTGTGTGCAGCCATGTATTTCCTTAGTTGAGATTCATCTTTTCAGTGCACTATCTCTTGTCTCCTTTCACCTATgctgtttcctttttcttttcatgcacTGCAGCTGTTATCTATTTCTTTCCAGCATGCTTTATCAGCTTTTTGTATCTTGAGTGCTGCAGTGTATTTCAGGTATGTTATGGCTGCTGTCCTTGTGTCGAATTAGAttgcatttcattttgttaGACTGTATTTCGctaaaaaatcagaaattatattcattattttcatacACAACACGTGACCATGtacacttattattattatttttctcttaacaaatatatggtatatgaatgatgagttaaataattcaattagtttaaaaagaattaaaaaaatgaaaaataataatgtatagtAATGATAAATAGCAAAAATTGCTTAAAAAAAGGGTTGTGGAGGGAAGGGAGGGGCCATTTGCATTTGTACGTACGGTCATACATATGAGATGCCGTAGTTAGATAAGACTTGAAAAGATTGGCGTTTGTACCTAAAGTAAAGTAATTGTCGTAGAATTTTAAATGTGTCTACGTAgcgaaataaaaaaagataataccTTGTCTTTGgtcaatatttattaaaagattgTGGCCGGGATCTTGACTAGAAAGAACGCATGCatccacattatatatatatatatatatatatatatatatatatatcaatcctCATAGATAGCGTACGTACGTACAGATCATGTTAATTTGTTATTAGGTTAAGCACCCCTTCGATCAATACAATTCATAACAACATTGACATgagcacgtacgtacgtaccattAATTCCCTCAATGCAAGACTACAAGAATCGATCTTAGTTTTTGTGATCATTTTCTTTAAgatagatcaataaaaattaatgccCTAAATCCTGTTTTTagaagcaaatatatatatatatacatatatatttaaaggtAGAACAAACtccattaatttataatgggtctattactctttaaaaacatattatacTATACGGTTACCTTTCTAGTCTTAAGATATAGTTGTTCAACTAGAAAATCATCGCAAAAGTCAATTATGGTAGATGTCCTCCATTTTTGGCCAGAAGTTGCtccttttttcttatatttttctctacCCTCTTTGAATCATAAGTCTTTGTCCCCATCTTCTCTTCTCATGACGTGTCTTTTGTCTCTTGTATAGTGGGCTTATATGTGCCATGAACCCTTGATTGAGGTTATTATTTTTCAAGACAAATTTTAGACCAAACATGAGTTCTTTTGGGATTCTCAAGGTAGATTTGTCCCATAAAAAGCATTGAGAATCTTAAAAAACACTAATTGTGATAGTTGTCATTGCCTTCTATCCAATTTTGCCCACTTTTTCCGTGACTCTTCTATGCTCTCTTTGCTAgctaattattattcttttaaacaaattttatatcAAACAGTTTATTGGTAAAAAGAAAACAGCTGTCATTTTCTAACTTTCAAGTAACATCAAAGCTATATTTCTGGTCTCAAGTCTTTTGTGGGCCCTTGTTGTGCTTATTTATCTTTCAACAAAATTTTACCTGACAGTTATATATTGCGATTCTCCATGTTGACTTGTCTCACAATAAGTCTTgagagtttttttaaaatgttaattgtGATAATTGTTGTTGCTTTTTGTCAAGTTGTTGCCTGGTATTTCCTTCTCTACCCTCCCTGCCAGCTTTATTACATCTTCTTTTATAGTGTTTCATCCATCCAGCAAAAGTACCAGGACCAATGGTATGGCTCacctattttttcaaaattactgGCCTTGTGTTGGTAAATCTATCACTCatgttgttcttttttcttttttcttttttaatagaaaaaccaattcttcattcatataataaaacaaattacaaagaaGAATCAAACCAAAGGAAATTAGCAATTACAACCTCATAAGACCCCACCATAAACTAATTTCCGAAACACTCAAACCGAGCTTGGCAAGAGTATGAGCTACTGTATTGCAACTTCTATTTGCATGTTTTAGAACACATGTTTGAAAATGATGCGTTAACTTCTTGACTTCACTAACCATGTTCCCCATGGTGGCCATAGACTGTCTATTTCGATTAAACTCACTTACAACCAAGAGAGATCTGATTCAATTGACGAATGATAGATGCTAAGATGAAGACACAACTGTAGCCCCCTAAGGACTGCAAGACCTTCAAGCTCAAGAACATTTAGACTTGCCCTTTCTCTTATCGCTGCCGCCATTATAACTTCACCTGCACATATCCATCTTGAGAGAAAGCTCCATCTACATTCAATTTGAAAGTGCCAGGTGGTGGCACTTCCCATCTGCAGTGCTGCCTAATTATAGATAGAGGTTTGTTCCTCAATTCACAAAACCCTTTTTGCATTGCCAAGACACTTCCCAATATATCTTCAGTATGAACatctttttcctcaaaaatctTCATGTTTATTCTATACCAGCAGCTCCAACATATTAAAAAGCACAACACCAGCAGCTCGGCATAGTTATAGAGTTGCAATTTCAGAGCAGCATCAATAAAGGAGCTGAATCAACCTGTAACTGCTTTGGGCAGTTTCTAATACAGACTTCTCTTATTGATGGGCAAGAGAATAGCACATGCAAAATATCTTCTCTACTATCATTACAGAAAGCACAATTTTCTACAATATTTACATGTTTCTTCCAAAGATTATGCTTAGTAGGTAAAACTCCTTTAACAACCTTCAATGAAAacactcttattttttaaggCAGTTTCATATTCCAGATAGACTTCCACAATTTCCTTATAAGAGCAGCATTTGATTCTTCACCACTTTGTGTCACCATATTTACTGATCTAAACAAACTAT from Juglans microcarpa x Juglans regia isolate MS1-56 chromosome 3S, Jm3101_v1.0, whole genome shotgun sequence encodes:
- the LOC121258667 gene encoding uncharacterized protein LOC121258667; protein product: MDGTIPTPDLANASYVSWLRCNNILLAWILNSVSKDIASNVFFMTSAKQVWDKLKERFAQPDEARIYHLQHKLSGIVQGHLSVSDYFTQLNAIWEELHSYRLLPCCTCGLCTCDALKNVGEVQQRDYVFKFLMGLNDSYDNVRGQIILLSPLPSLDKTFSLFLQEERQRQARNIDVPTSEPSTLLAYQNFSKKKEKIDLVCGHCGKMGHTKEKCYKLIGFPPTFKFTKSKFGNGFGKPATHSANEVARDQTVATGHASPSPSPSQLNLSQAQA